In Horticoccus luteus, the following proteins share a genomic window:
- a CDS encoding cytochrome c3 family protein: MPNETPQLPHFPRQPLFRPRSTTIFRVLLLGAVLAVVSFGGVVLQVYHSPYWNRVGLAPDQPVLFSHRHHAGELRIDCRFCHATVETSAFAGMPTTQTCLNCHSQIFTDTAMLQPVIRSAALHQPLHWQRVTTVPDFVYFDHSIHIAKGVSCTTCHGEIGKMSLTAKGEPLTMRWCIDCHRNPAPRLRAPEQIFSPVTPATRLPPSPVILASLHTQHLTNCSTCHR; encoded by the coding sequence GTGCCCAACGAGACGCCTCAGCTCCCGCACTTTCCCCGTCAGCCGCTTTTTCGTCCGAGGAGCACGACCATTTTCCGCGTCCTTTTGCTGGGGGCAGTCCTCGCCGTCGTGAGCTTTGGCGGTGTGGTGCTGCAGGTTTACCATTCGCCTTACTGGAACCGCGTCGGCCTCGCGCCCGACCAGCCTGTCCTCTTCAGCCACCGCCATCACGCGGGCGAGCTGCGCATCGATTGCCGGTTTTGTCACGCCACCGTGGAGACGTCGGCCTTCGCCGGCATGCCGACCACCCAAACCTGCCTCAACTGCCATTCGCAGATCTTCACCGACACCGCGATGCTGCAACCGGTCATCCGCAGCGCCGCCCTCCACCAACCGTTGCACTGGCAACGCGTCACCACGGTGCCCGACTTTGTCTATTTCGACCACAGCATCCACATCGCCAAAGGCGTGAGCTGCACCACGTGCCACGGCGAGATCGGGAAGATGTCGCTCACCGCGAAAGGCGAACCGCTCACCATGCGCTGGTGCATCGACTGCCACCGCAACCCCGCGCCGCGCCTGCGCGCCCCCGAGCAGATTTTTTCCCCGGTCACGCCCGCGACCCGCCTCCCCCCGTCGCCCGTGATCCTCGCGTCGCTCCACACGCAACATCTCACCAACTGCTCCACATGTCATCGGTGA